From Desmodus rotundus isolate HL8 chromosome 10, HLdesRot8A.1, whole genome shotgun sequence, one genomic window encodes:
- the EGLN1 gene encoding egl nine homolog 1 isoform X2 codes for MANDSGGPGGMSQSERDRQYCELCGKMENLLRCGRCRSSFYCSKEHQRQDWKKHKLVCQSGEGAPGHGAGPHPHAGPSPASAVQPPRAGGASEARKATPRRDSAAAGDAAKAKAKPAAAASPPRAAPGGRGPAAAAATAAEAEPAKEEALGRSSLFQEKANLYPPSNTPGEGLSHGGGLRPNGQTKPLPALKLALEYIVPCMNKHGICVVDDFLGKETGQQIGEEVRALHDTGKFTDGQLVSQKSDSSKDIRGDQITWIEGKEPGCETIGLLMSSMDDLIRHCNGKLGNYKINGRTKAMVACYPGNGTGYVRHVDNPNGDGRCVTCIYYLNKDWDAKVRNNCLVF; via the exons atggCCAATGACAGCGGCGGGCCCGGCGGGATGAGCCAGAGCGAGCGAGACCGGCAGTACTGCGAGCTGTGCGGGAAGATGGAGAACCTGCTGCGCTGCGGCCGCTGCCGCAGCTCCTTCTACTGCAGCAAGGAGCACCAGCGCCAGGACTGGAAGAAGCACAAGCTCGTGTGCCAGAGCGGCGAGGGCGCCCCCGGCCACGGGGCGGGACCGCACCCGCACGCCGGCCCCTCGCCGGCCTCCGCGGTGCAGCCGCCCAGGGCCGGCGGGGCCAGTGAGGCCCGGAAGGCGACGCCGCGCCGGGACAGCGCTGCCGCCGGGGACGCAGCCAAGGCAAAGGCCAAGCCCGCGGCGGCCGCGTCCCCGCCTCGCGCGGCGCCGGGCGGCCGGggcccggcggcggcggcggcgacggcgGCCGAGGCGGAGCCCGCGAAGGAGGAGGCGCTGGGCCGCTCGTCGCTGTTCCAGGAGAAGGCGAACCTGTACCCGCCGAGCAACACGCCGGGCGAGGGGCTGAGCCACGGCGGCGGCCTGCGCCCCAACGGGCAGACGAAGCCGCTGCCGGCGCTGAAGCTGGCGCTGGAGTACATCGTGCCGTGCATGAACAAGCACGGCATCTGCGTGGTGGACGACTTCCTGGGCAAGGAGACCGGGCAGCAGATCGGCGAGGAGGTGCGCGCCCTGCACGACACCGGCAAGTTCACGGACGGCCAGCTGGTCAGCCAGAAGAGCGACTCGTCCAAGGACATCCGAGGCGATCAGATCACCTGGATCGAGGGCAAGGAGCCCGGCTGCGAAACCATTGGGCTGCTTATGAGCAGCATGGACGACCTGATCCGCCACTGTAACGGGAAGCTGGGCAACTACAAAATCAATGGCCGGACGAAA GCCATGGTTGCTTGTTACCCAGGCAATGGGACAGGATATGTACGTCATGTTGACAACCCGAACGGAGATGGAAGATGTGTGACGTGTATATATTACCTTAACAAGGACTGGGATGCCAAG